From the genome of Pelobates fuscus isolate aPelFus1 chromosome 6, aPelFus1.pri, whole genome shotgun sequence, one region includes:
- the LOC134566045 gene encoding forkhead box protein I1c-like has translation MNPVPPQQRPTAFSSLHRPQTQPKTAQEALGISAYPESLNMPQKQDLQPTTVSYCGLGDFTPPTNPYLWLGGVNNSPPGFPIPEMSWFSQDDTLKMRPPFSYASLIALAIKSTSQKKLTLNQIYDYVLDNYPYYKKDKAGWQNSIRHNLSLNDCFKKVPREESDPGKGHYWIVDPNCEKDFDNGNFRRKRKSKKLKTVDDQAIINENSKETSSIQNSPSSNKGLSSQDRSVSPPAVTYTPCLRNFYNRVSSLDSSSANGQMPLDLVSEVTQRNITGFGSFTQNTLMEPSAHVQDSGLFYNSAPYYNTFSSTIQSQAMQSQFLRPFQTPPSPLYSGIY, from the exons ATGAATCCTGTTCCACCTCAACAGAGACCAACTGCTTTCTCCAGTTTACACCGACCACAAACTCAACCAAAGACTGCCCAGGAAGCATTAGGCATTTCAGCATATCCTGAAAGCTTAAACATGCCCCAAAAGCAGGACCTACAGCCAACGACAGTTTCTTACTGTGGCTTAGGGGACTTCACTCCACCAACTAATCCCTATTTGTGGCTTGGTGGAGTAAACAATTC TCCACCTGGATTTCCTATTCCAGAAATGAGTTGGTTTTCCCAAGACGACACCCTGAAGATGAGACCTCCATTTTCCTACGCTTCTCTGATTGCCTTGGCAATTAAAAGTACTTCACAAAAGAAACTAACACTCAACCAAATCTATGATTATGTCTTAGACAACTACCCATACTACAAGAAGGATAAAGCAGGCTGGCAAAACTCTATTCGGCACAACCTGTCCTTAAATGACTGCTTTAAGAAGGTCCCAAGAGAAGAAAGTGACCCAG gaaagggACACTACTGGATCGTTGATCCAAACTGCGAAAAAGATTTTGATAATGGTAATTTCCGCAGAAAAAGAAAGTCTAAAAAACTGAAGACTGTCGATGACCAGGCAATCATAAATGAGAACAGTAAAGAAACTTCCTCTATACAAAATTCGCCTTCCTCAAACAAAGGGCTTTCATCCCAGGACAGAAGTGTTTCTCCTCCAGCTGTCACGTATACACCTTGTCTACGCAATTTTTATAACCGCGTGTCCTCCCTGGATTCCAGTTCTGCAAATGGACAGATGCCATTGGACCTAGTTTCGGAAGTAACACAAAGAAACATTACAGGGTTCGGCAGTTTTACACAGAATACTTTAATGGAACCATCTGCACATGTGCAAGACAGTGGACTATTTTATAACAGTGCCCCTTATTATAATACCTTCTCTTCCACCATTCAAAGTCAAGCAATGCAGTCACAATTTCTtcgtccatttcaaacccctccatCCCCTCTTTACTCTGGAATATACTGA